One Novosphingobium sp. 9U genomic window, AGGCTTCCTGCTGGTCTCGACCAACTTCCTCAGCCTGTGGGAGCAGCGCCGGTTCGGTCGCAACCTGGCGCTCGCCGGCTGAGCGTCAGCGAAAGCCCAGGCTGCGCGAGATCGCCGCGGCCTCATCCTGAACCAAGCGGGCGAGTTCGACGAGCCGGCCCTGCGCCCGCGCACTCGGCGCCGCGATGACCAGCGCACCCACCACAGCGCCTGCGGCATCGCGGATCACTGCCGCAGTGCCGGTCACGCCTTCGGCCGCCTGGTCGACGGTCTGCGCGAAACCGGCTTGGCGCGCGGCCTCGATTTCGCTGGTCAGCTCGCGCAAGCCGGTGGCCGTGTTCGCGGTCAGACGCTCGGGCCGCACCCGCTTGAGGTAGTTTGCCACCGCTTCGGGCGAGCAGGTTGCCAGCAGCGCCCTGCCCCCAGCGGTGGCGTAGAGCGGCCGGCGATCGCCCGCAGCCACGGCGTAGCGCACGGCGTGGCGGCTTTCGACCAGGTCCACGTACGTCAGCTGGTCGCCATCGCTGTCACCCACGGCGAGCAGCACCGTCTCGGACGCGCGCGCGGCCAGGCGGCGCATGCCGTCGCGGATCAGGTCCGATGATTGCAGCCGCCGTCGCGCCTCGCTGATCGCGCTCGCGAGGCCGAAGGCGCCGGAGCCGAGCCGCCAGGCGCCATCCGCCGGCACCACGAACTCCTCCTCCGCCAACCCGCGCAGCAAGGCGGCCAGGCTGCTCTTGGGCGTGTCGAGCCGTCGGCTGAGATCGGCGAGCGACAGCGGCGCCGCACTGGCGCACAACACTTCGAGCAGGCGGATGACCCGCGTCACCGACTGCGGCGAGGCGGCGCGGCGATCTTCGGGGGGCGAGGCCAAGTCTTCGGTCACGCACCGCGCATAGGCGAGGACGGCGCTTGTCGGAAGGTCTGTTGGAATTGCGTCAAGCGCGAGCGCAACTGGCGAGCTTCGACAGGCTCAGCCCTTGCGGTGTTGTGCTCGGCGCGGTGTCAAGCCCAGCTCAGCTCATGTCCATCGCATAGCCCGCCGCGCGGACGGTACGGATCGGGTCGACGTCCTGCGCGCGGTTGATCGCCTTGCGCAGGCGGCGGATGTGCACGTCCACCGTGCGCTCGTCGATGTCGGAGTCCATGCCCCATACCCCGTCGAGGATCTGCTGGCGCGAGAGCACGCGGTTGGGTCGCTCCATGAAGTAACGCAGCATCTTGAACTCGGTGGGGCCAAGATGCAGCGCCTCGCCGTCACGCCGCACGCGGTGCGAGGTGGGGTCGAGCTCGATATCGCCAAACACCAGGCTGTCGCCGGCCAGCGAAGGCCGCGCGCGGCGCAGCAGCGCTTCCACCCGCGCCATCAGCTCGCGCGGGGAGAACGGCTTGGTGACGTAGTCGTCCGCACCGGTCTTGAGGCCGCGGATGCGGTCCTCTTCTTCACCGCGCGCGGTCAGCATGACGATGGGGATCTTCGCCGTCTCGCGATCCTTGCGCAGCTGGCGGCAGACCTCGATGCCGGGCACCTGCTCGATCATCCAGTCGAGGATGATGGCGTCGGGCATCTGCTCGCGCACCATCAGCAGCGCTTCCTCGCCATCGCCGGTGGAGCGCACGTCGTAGCCCTCGGCCGAGAGATTCCAGCTGAGCAGTTCGCACAGCGCGCGGTCGTCTTCGACGACGAGGACGGACGGGTTCATGCGTTTTCACCCTTGGTGTCGCGCTCGGAGCAGTATTCGCCCGTCGCCGCGTAGTAGACCATCTCGGCGACGTTGGTCGCATGATCGCCGATGCGTTCCAGATTGCGCGCCACGAACAGCAGCTGCGCGGCGCTGGTGATCGTCGCCGGGTTTTCCATCATGTGCGTCAGCAGCGAGCGGAACAGCGTGTTGTAGAACTGGTCCAGCTTCTCGTCGCGGCGGATCACCTCGACCGCCAGGATCGCATCGCGCGAGCCGTAGGCGTTGAGCACGTCGCGCACCATGCCCTGCGCGATGTCGGCCATGGCGGGCACCAACGTCAGCGGCTCGACCTTGCTGCGCCCTTCCATGTCGTCGATGCGCTTGGCGATGTTCTTGGCATAGTCGCCGATGCGCTCGAGCACGCCCGAGATCTTCAGCGCGGCGATGACGTCGCGCAAATCGTCGGCCATCGGCGCGCGCAAGGCGATCGTGCGCACGGCCAGACGATCGACCTCGGCCTCCAGAGCGTCCAACCGCGCGTCGGCGGTGACGACTTGGCGGGCGAGATCCTCGTCATGGCGGACGAGGGCATCGATGGAGTCACGGATCGCCACTTCGGCGAGTCCGCCCATTTCGGCGATGAGGCCGCGCAGCTGGCTGATCTCGCTGTCGAAGCTTTTGACGGTATGGTCGACCATGGCAGTTCCCCTCAGCCGTACCGGCCGGTGATGTAGTCTTTGGTCCGCTCCTCGCGCGGATTGGTGAAGATCTGGTCGGTGTCCCCGTACTCGACCATCTTGCCGAGATGGAAGAAGGCCGTCTTCTGCGAGACGCGCGCCGCCTGCTGCATCGAGTGGGTGACGATGACGATCGCGTACCGATCCTTCAGGTCCTCGATCAGTTCCTCGATCCGCGCAGTGGCGATCGGGTCGAGCGCGGAGCACGGCTCGTCCATCAGGATCACTTCGGGGCTGACGGCGATGGCGCGGGCGATGCACAGGCGCTGCTGCTGGCCGCCCGAAAGCGCGGTGCCGGCGTCCGTCAGCCGATCCTTGACCTCGTTCCACAGGCCTGCGCGGGTCAGCGCCTTCTCGACAATGCCGTCCATGTCGGCCTTGGCTTGCGCCAGGCCGTGGATGCGCGGACCGTAGGCGACATTCTCGTAGATCGACTTGGGGAATGGATTGGGCTTCTGGAAGACCATGCCGACCCGCGCGCGCAGGGCGACGGGGTCCATGTAACGGTCGTAGATGTTCTCGCCGTCGAGCAGGATTTCGCCTTCGACGCGCGCGCCGGCGATGGTGTCGTTCATGCGGTTCAGGGTGCGCAGGAAGGTCGATTTGCCGCAGCCCGAGGGGCCGATGAAGGCGGTGACGACGCCGTTGCCGATGTCGATCGAGACATCGTCGATCGCCTTCTTCTCGCCGTAGAAGACGTCGACGTTCCGAGCGGTGAGTTTGGGTTCAGTCATATCCTACCAGCGGACTTCGAACTTGTTGCGGAGGTAAATGGCGAGGCCATTCATGGCGAGCAGGAACACCAGCAGCACGATGATCGCCGCGCTGGTGTTCTGGACGAAGCCCTTGTCGATCTCGTCGGACCACAGGAAGATCTGCATCGGCAGCACGCTGGAGGGATCGTTGATTCCGCTGGCCGGCGTGGCGACGAAGGCGCGCATGCCGATCATCAGCAGCGGCGCGGTCTCGCCCAGCGCACGCGCCATGCCGATAATCGTGCCGGTGAGGATGCCCGGCAGCGCCAGAGGCAGGACATGGTGGAACACCACCTGCACCGGTGACGCGCCCACGCCCATCGCCGCGGTGCGGATCGACGGCGGCACCGCCTTGATCGCATTGCGGCCGGAGATGACGATCACCGGCATCGTCATCAGCGCCAGCGTCAGCCCGCCCACCAATGGCGAGGAGCGCGGCATGCCCAGCGTGTTGATGAACACCGCCAGGCCGAGCAGGCCGAAGATGATCGAGGGCACCGCGGCCAGGTTGTTGATCGAGACTTCGACCCAGTCGACCCAGCGATTGCGCGGCGCGAACTCCTCCAGGTAGATCGCCGCCAGCACGCCCATCGGGAACGAGAGGACGAGCGTCACCACCATAGTCAGGAACGAGCCCTTGGCCGCGCCCCATACGCCGGCCGAGGCAGCGTCGGTCGCGTCCGAGCCGGACAGGAACGCCCAGTCGAGGCCGCCCAGCCCATTCTTGAGCATAATGAACAGCAGCACCGCCAGGAACAGCAGAGAGAGGACGATGGCGCCCAGGCCCAGCGCCTTGAACCGGCGTTCGGCGGCGTTGCGGCGCGCGATACGGCGCGCCATGTCGGGGTTCTTCCAGGTGTTACTCATAAGCCTCCCGGAAGCGCTTCACCACCCGCAGGGCGATGATGTTGAGGATCAGCGTGACGACGAATAGCACCAGCCCGAGTGCGAACGCGGAAAGCGTCTTGGGGCTGTTGAATTCCTGGTCGCCCGTAAGGAGCTGGACGATCTGGTAGGTCACCGTCGTCATGGACTCGAGCGGGTTGAGCGACAGCCGCGCCGCGGCACCTGCGGCCATGACCACGATCATGGTCTCGCCGATCGCGCGGCTGACCGCCAGCATCACGCCCGCGACGATGCCGGGCAGCGCGGCGGGGAGCAGCACTTTCTTGATCGTCTCGGACTTGGTCGCGCCCATCGCCAAGGAGCCATCGGCCATGGCGCGCGGCACGGCGGCGATCGCGTCGTCGGCCATGGAGGAGACGAAGGGAATGATCATCACGCCCATGACGAGCCCTGCGGCGAGCGCGCTTTCGGTCGAGGGGTTCTGCGCGCCGAGCGAGGCTGCCAAGTCGCGGATGAACGGCGCCACGGTCAGGGCGGCGAAGTAGCCGTAGACCACCGTGGGGATGCCCGCGAGGATCTCGAGCACGGGTTTGAGCACCTTGCGGGCGCGCGCGTCGGCGTATTGCGTCAGGTAGACCGCGCTCATCAGGCCGAGCGGAATGGCGACGATCATGGCGATGATCGCGCCGATGAAGATCGTGCCCCAGAACAGCGGCACCGCGCCGAAGTTGGCGTTAAGATCGTCGCCCACCGCGTTGGCGGGCGCCCAGTGCAGGCCGGTCAGGAAGGCGATCGGCGAGACGTCGCGGAAGAACAGTCCAGCCTCGAACACCAGCGAGCCAACGATGCCCAGCGTCGTCAGGATCGCCAACAGCGAGGCGGCGAGCAGCGCCAGCATGACCACGCGCTCGACGCGCGTCCTTGCCGGGAAGCCGCCGCGCACGCGGGTCCAAGCGTAGCCGCCGCCCGCCAGTGCGGCGAGCACCATCAGCACCGTGCCGATCAGCCCGAAGCGAGCCTGCGCCGCGCGCATCGGCGCGGCAATCGTCGGCGACTGGTCGTAGAAGCCGATGAACGCGGGGTCGGCGGCGATGCCGCGTGCCTCGGAGAGAATGGCGGCGCGCTGCACCGGGTCGCTCGGGATATGTGCAGCGGCGGGCGAGCCCAACACCACGCCGTCGACGAAGTGTGGCGAGATCGCCGACCACAGGCCCCAGACCAGCAGCGCCGGCAGCACGATCCACAACGCTACGTGCCAGCCATGGTAGACCGGCATCGAGTGCATGGACTCGCGGCCCGTGTACAGCAGCCGGGCCCGCGCCCGCGCCGTGAACCAGCCGATCAGGCCCAGCGCAAACGCGGCAAGGAGCACCGCGCCGGTCACTTGAGGTCCGCCGGGTTCAGAAGAGTCATGTTGGCGACGATCTCGGCGCTCTTACGGCGCACGTCTTCGGGCGCGATGACCATGCCCTTCTTCTTGAGGATGCCGTCGGGTCCCCAGGTCTTGGGCCACTCGGCGATATAGGCCGCCATGCCCTTGATCGGACGCAGGTGCGCCTTCTTGGCGTATATGTAGAGCGGGCGGGCGCCGGGATAGGAAAAGTCGGAGATCGTCTGGTAGGTCGGCGCGATGCCGGACATCGGGATGCCCTTCAGGCTGTCGGGGTTCTCCTCGATGAAGGAATAACCGAACACGCCGATCGCGCGCGGGTTCTGGCTGATCTTCTGGACGATCAGGTTGTCGTTCTCGCCCGCATCGACATAGCCCCCGTCCTCGCGCACCTGGGTGCAGATCGCCTTGTACTTCTTCTCGTCGGTGTCCTTCAGCGCCTTCATCGTCGGGTCGGTCTTGCAGCCAGCTTCAAGGATCAGCTCGGCCAGCGCATCGCGCGTGCCCGAGGTCGAGGGCGGGCCGTAGACCAGGATCGGCATGTCGGGCAGCGCCGGATTGACCTGCCGCCACGAGCTGTACCCGTTAGGCTTGCCGAAGGGCTTGGCGGCGATCGCCTTGTAGACATCCAGCGGGGTCAGCTTCATGCCCGGCCCGCGGACGGACTCGCCAAAGGCGATGCCGTCAATTCCGACCTGGACCTCGATGATGTCCTTTACGCCGTTCTTGGCGCAAGTCTCGTACTCAGACTTCTTAATCCGGCGCGAGGCGTTCTCGATGTCGGGGTGCGCGTAGCCAAGCCCTGCGCAGAACAGCTTCATGCCCGCGCCGGTGCCGGTCGATTCGATCACGGGCGACTTGAAGCCGCTGCGCGCGAACTGCTCGGCGACAGCGGTCGCAAAGGGGTAAACGGTCGAAGAACCCACGGCGCGGATGTAATCGCGCGAGCCCGCAGCGCCGCCCGAGCCGCAACCCGCGAGGGCCAGCGCGCCCGCGGTGAAAGCGGCGACTCTGAGCATGCGAAACATCGTTGACCCCTTGAGCGACCGCTCTGGCGTGCTCCTATGCTTTGCACATTACACTTTCGTGACGATGGTGTGACCAGGGGTTTGTGCAGGCCTCTCAGGCGTCACCCAAGCCAGCCCTCCACCGTCATGCTGAACTTGTTTCAGCATCCATTTGGCAGTCGTACGTTGCCGTATGACTTTCGCGCCAAGTGCCGGCCCCACTACTAC contains:
- a CDS encoding IclR family transcriptional regulator translates to MTEDLASPPEDRRAASPQSVTRVIRLLEVLCASAAPLSLADLSRRLDTPKSSLAALLRGLAEEEFVVPADGAWRLGSGAFGLASAISEARRRLQSSDLIRDGMRRLAARASETVLLAVGDSDGDQLTYVDLVESRHAVRYAVAAGDRRPLYATAGGRALLATCSPEAVANYLKRVRPERLTANTATGLRELTSEIEAARQAGFAQTVDQAAEGVTGTAAVIRDAAGAVVGALVIAAPSARAQGRLVELARLVQDEAAAISRSLGFR
- the phoB gene encoding phosphate regulon transcriptional regulator PhoB, whose protein sequence is MNPSVLVVEDDRALCELLSWNLSAEGYDVRSTGDGEEALLMVREQMPDAIILDWMIEQVPGIEVCRQLRKDRETAKIPIVMLTARGEEEDRIRGLKTGADDYVTKPFSPRELMARVEALLRRARPSLAGDSLVFGDIELDPTSHRVRRDGEALHLGPTEFKMLRYFMERPNRVLSRQQILDGVWGMDSDIDERTVDVHIRRLRKAINRAQDVDPIRTVRAAGYAMDMS
- the phoU gene encoding phosphate signaling complex protein PhoU; translation: MVDHTVKSFDSEISQLRGLIAEMGGLAEVAIRDSIDALVRHDEDLARQVVTADARLDALEAEVDRLAVRTIALRAPMADDLRDVIAALKISGVLERIGDYAKNIAKRIDDMEGRSKVEPLTLVPAMADIAQGMVRDVLNAYGSRDAILAVEVIRRDEKLDQFYNTLFRSLLTHMMENPATITSAAQLLFVARNLERIGDHATNVAEMVYYAATGEYCSERDTKGENA
- the pstB gene encoding phosphate ABC transporter ATP-binding protein PstB, whose product is MTEPKLTARNVDVFYGEKKAIDDVSIDIGNGVVTAFIGPSGCGKSTFLRTLNRMNDTIAGARVEGEILLDGENIYDRYMDPVALRARVGMVFQKPNPFPKSIYENVAYGPRIHGLAQAKADMDGIVEKALTRAGLWNEVKDRLTDAGTALSGGQQQRLCIARAIAVSPEVILMDEPCSALDPIATARIEELIEDLKDRYAIVIVTHSMQQAARVSQKTAFFHLGKMVEYGDTDQIFTNPREERTKDYITGRYG
- the pstA gene encoding phosphate ABC transporter permease PstA is translated as MSNTWKNPDMARRIARRNAAERRFKALGLGAIVLSLLFLAVLLFIMLKNGLGGLDWAFLSGSDATDAASAGVWGAAKGSFLTMVVTLVLSFPMGVLAAIYLEEFAPRNRWVDWVEVSINNLAAVPSIIFGLLGLAVFINTLGMPRSSPLVGGLTLALMTMPVIVISGRNAIKAVPPSIRTAAMGVGASPVQVVFHHVLPLALPGILTGTIIGMARALGETAPLLMIGMRAFVATPASGINDPSSVLPMQIFLWSDEIDKGFVQNTSAAIIVLLVFLLAMNGLAIYLRNKFEVRW
- the pstC gene encoding phosphate ABC transporter permease subunit PstC, with product MTGAVLLAAFALGLIGWFTARARARLLYTGRESMHSMPVYHGWHVALWIVLPALLVWGLWSAISPHFVDGVVLGSPAAAHIPSDPVQRAAILSEARGIAADPAFIGFYDQSPTIAAPMRAAQARFGLIGTVLMVLAALAGGGYAWTRVRGGFPARTRVERVVMLALLAASLLAILTTLGIVGSLVFEAGLFFRDVSPIAFLTGLHWAPANAVGDDLNANFGAVPLFWGTIFIGAIIAMIVAIPLGLMSAVYLTQYADARARKVLKPVLEILAGIPTVVYGYFAALTVAPFIRDLAASLGAQNPSTESALAAGLVMGVMIIPFVSSMADDAIAAVPRAMADGSLAMGATKSETIKKVLLPAALPGIVAGVMLAVSRAIGETMIVVMAAGAAARLSLNPLESMTTVTYQIVQLLTGDQEFNSPKTLSAFALGLVLFVVTLILNIIALRVVKRFREAYE
- a CDS encoding substrate-binding domain-containing protein, translating into MLRVAAFTAGALALAGCGSGGAAGSRDYIRAVGSSTVYPFATAVAEQFARSGFKSPVIESTGTGAGMKLFCAGLGYAHPDIENASRRIKKSEYETCAKNGVKDIIEVQVGIDGIAFGESVRGPGMKLTPLDVYKAIAAKPFGKPNGYSSWRQVNPALPDMPILVYGPPSTSGTRDALAELILEAGCKTDPTMKALKDTDEKKYKAICTQVREDGGYVDAGENDNLIVQKISQNPRAIGVFGYSFIEENPDSLKGIPMSGIAPTYQTISDFSYPGARPLYIYAKKAHLRPIKGMAAYIAEWPKTWGPDGILKKKGMVIAPEDVRRKSAEIVANMTLLNPADLK